The sequence CATGGTGTGAACCATACTTCGGAGCTTTTGACTGAAGATCCTGTCCACGGAGAAGGGATAGAATAGGCAATTAAAACAAGGGATTTGAGAAACTGGGAATGCATGCGGATCCACAGCCTCACATAGGATCTTTTGACGAACTAATGGCTCATGAGTGGATCAATAATGCAATAACTCTAATCTAGATCTCCACAGTTTTGAAGTCCTAAACATGTGTTGGCTTTGACCAGTATGTATGGAGCCCTCTAGGCACTAATTACTCTTAAAACTGCATCAGGactaattcaaaaaatttgtattACCAGAGCTTTAAGATCATCAGCATGTTGTTTTCCATATCGATCAAGGATCTTGACCAGGCTGAAGAggagacaaaacaaaataagttAAGATCAAAACAACTAGCTAATCCTTGTTCAACACCATTGTAATGGCGATCGCGGAGAACATAAGTAGTGTAGCATATGTGTGGTTAAGTACTAATTGTGAGGCTGAGTTTTCTTAAATCtaccaaatttcaaaattacttTACACATATATGTGGATACTAAGAACCAACTAGTAGCCTTATAATTTGGATAATCTTCAAGCAATAAATCCATGGCAAagaggtaatttttttttgaagatctACAATTATCTTTTTAAGTTAATGGCTGCACAATGTGGCATATATGCATTCATATTAAAACTCTTGATCTATTATTCTGCATTAATCCTACATCAATTTTATAGATCTCCCCGAAGTGCATTGCATCGAACTCCAAGAGATTCATTGACTTGAATTACtctaaaaatagaaacattaatCATTATTTATTCTTATAATGAACTCTTCAGATACTTAAGGAGTTCTACGGAGTTCACATTTGCTGCAAAATGTGGCATACATTCGAATTAAAACTCTTAATCTATTATTAAGCATTAATCCCACATTTTTTATAGATCTCCCCGAAGTGCATTGCATTACAAATCAAGAGATCCATCGACCAAAATTACTCTAAAAAGAAAACCACTAATACTCATTCTGATAAGGAACTCTTCAGATACTTAATTAGGAGTCCTAAATCCAATTAAACAATCAAAGATGTATTGAAACTTCACTACACAACATCAAGTATGCATCACAGCTTATCAAAAGACCTTGAATAACATGCAatcttttttacaaaaaaaaaaaaaatccatgcaGAAAAAGATTGAGAGAGAGAAATGAACAAAGTAAGAAGCTTTAGCTCATCAGGACATTGTTCTTTCTCAAATCTGGTTACCTCATGTATCTCTCATGTTCATAGAAGAAACAATAACAAACACAAAACCGAGAAATCCACATGAGATCTGCCGGAAAATCAAAgtgtcttttaattttttattttattttatttgtactttattttattttcctataaatagtAAAGAGAAGAGGAACGGAAGCGAAAAGGGCAAATAAAGGAAGACCCAGAAGAGGAGAAGTCATACTTATCGCCGGCGGAGAAGTTGTAAAGCTTGCCGGAGGCTGAGACAACGAGAAGAGCGACGGATGCATCGCAGAGAACTGAAAGCTGACGAGCTTTCTCGATGAGACCATTGCGTCGTTTGGAGAAGGTGACTTGTCGGCTACTTTTGTTCTCAATTCGCTTGATCTCTAGTTTCTTTCTTCCCATGGCTTCTGTCTCCGAGAAGCCTTTGTGCCCTAATTTGATCCTGAGGTTCGGTTTCAACTCTCGCCGGAGATACTGAGcgttttttgttctttcttatttttgcttttatttctttctttttgtgtcTCTCCTTTTTCTCCCTCGGGCCACTTTTTATTAGGGTAAACGAGAgagatgaaaataaaaattcgtAGAAAGAACCAATGTGGTTCAGGGACAAGACAGCCACGTGTACCGCATGACGAGTTCCCTCGTTGGCTCTTGCCTCTTGCCTTTATTATCTTTTATCGAATAATTTATCAAGTTTTCAAATTTCAAGTTATATTACATGGTTAGATCTCAAATACTATGGAAAATTATATCTTAACTAATGCAGAACTGTTGCCAAAAAGAATAGAATACACTATACTACTTAAAACAAACTTTTTACACACATTACACTATACTTATAACTTAAACGACAAATATACATAAACTTCGTTATAAAATCTGGTTATTTATTTTCCAATCTGCTGACCAAACTGAAACTCCTGACTAATATAGACAACTTGACCTAACGTACGTGTctaataatataacttgacCTAAAGCCAACCTACAAACCTTTCAATTTGCTTATTTAGCACAAAATTTactggtttttttttgtctataagGCGTTAATTTTTCTCTTTAGatcttataaattttagtttatctTACTTCTTATACATGAGAGTTTTTATTTAACCCacatttttgtttctcttcGTTTCTTGCATATTCAATATTTTACTTCCTACAAGTCAGACCAATTGTTaggattaaaaaataaacataaaccaAAATTCTTAAATATCTATTGGAcagtttgatatataaatactaCTATTACTCATTTCGTCTGAATTCGATCTGAGTCCAATCTGAATAACCACTAACAATGATTGTTATTTTTCTGCCAAAGAGAATATTTAGCGTGGACGGCTAGTGTATTTAGATGTTTGATATGCCACTCTAATTGTTTAATCTGAATTTGGCACGTACAATTTGATGATGGATTTAAGGCAAACTTTCATGTGAGGTCTGAAGTaggaagaaaaacataaaaagattgTAGTATTAGTTATAACTAGATAGTAGGCGATGCCTACATGAGAGGTGATGCGCGCCTAGAAAATAGCCCATGTGCTTAGATGACATGCCTCGTTGCCTAGACGaatgtatttttgtttgtttcactGTGGTTGTTCAAAACATGTTGCCTAAATAATTTTTATCCTCTATTTTAGGCAAAATATCTCTTTATTTATACTTTGTCCAGAAAAAAATCTCTCTTTATTTATACAAGGATGAAATTTggagattttggcccacttttttttgataaatttatattcttaatatgTTGAATTCGTTGTTTAATTGACATTGTTACTTAATAGACATTGTTCTCACTAATGTATTTTTTAgatgttttagaaaatagtatacaaaagttagtatttaatttttgtttagaatTTTGCGCAATCCCATTATAATCGTCTATATAATGTAGgatgaaaagtttttttttttttgtcaacttgaaaaatatattaataccaAAAACAGGTGAAAACTGCAACTGAGCCAATACAAACCCAAGAAACAACTTACACAAAGGTCGTATACCAAAAATCCCCAACAAAGAGCTACAAAGTTAAAGATGATGCAATTTTCCTATACGATAAACTAAACGTTTGTGGAGAGAAGGGAAATGTATTAACCCTATATGCTAAATTATGTGGCAGAGAAAatactatatttattattataaacttAATGCGAAACGTACTTATACGAATCGATGGGTGAATGTACGGCATGGTTTTTATCCAATCATCTCACCCGCTTTCCATATTTCTGGATATGTCAATTATcctttttaaattgttaaaattttattagtttttaatggTTACAGAACATTCAACTTTAGAACGCGAGAAGATAAAATAGAATAGAAATGATAAAGTGGGGAAATATATTCCCGATAATAAAAACAGCAACATCTAGTTCATTACTCATACCACCTGTAGCATTAAATACTGTGTTATTCTAATCATCATTCGTTACTTTATgctaaaatagttttcaattcTTGGTTTGCTTCGATGAAGACATTAAGCACGATGAGCTCTTCCTCCTCGGTATACATCTCACCTTCACGTTCGATCTTTCTTCCTTTTCCTCTTGATCCTTCACCTCCTTAGCCATATCCACAACCTTTGATCTgttcaaatattaaaagtttagtCACACTTTGATTATTTTAATCGTTGTTAACTTCTTATATAGCTATATTTGACCTACTAACCTTTCCTCGTTGAACGAGTTGGATCGTCTCAACGTGGGTTGTGCCGTGACTCGTTCATGACTCACTGACTCAACGATGCTGCCGCTGAAATACTCTTTCTCCTCCGCCTGAGGATTCCCGAACCTCGGATTCTCCGACATGAACCTTATCATCTCACGTTCGTCTTCCACGACAGCCTTCTTCACAACGTTCTTGCACATGACACCTTTTCGAAGACTCTCTTCCTTTGGTCTCGAGTTCATCAGACTCGGAGCGTAGTGCTTGGCTATGTGCCCGCACGAGATCATCTGGAGCCAAATCGACCCGCGAACCGATCCGGGACACACCGGGTCACCGTCCTCGACCCGCTCGGCGGAACGAGTCAACTCGGACGAGTCAGACCGGACCGGCAGGCTCTCCTCCGTCTTGACCAAGTTAGATTTTTTCTCGGTGAATTCGATTGTCTCCGTGTAGATTCCACGAGAGCAGCGAGACTGCGGCGTTGTGGAGGATGTGTAGCTGGTTTTCTCTTCGGAAAGTCCGTACTctccgtcttcttcttcttcatcttctccgacGTAGAGCTCTGAGTCGTCGAACGACGTCGTTCTGTTTTGAAGTTTTGGTTTTAACCTGAGAAGTCGACTTTTTGGCGCTTCTTGATTTGGACCAGACAGTGTTCTCTTCACATGTGTCTCTTCaacattctctacaaaaaaaaaaaattacaaatttaacaaaattaaaaaattaaaaaatactcaattttgcaaaaagacTATTATGATGAACTCACCGGAGATCTCAGACCCTTTCAACACATACTCACCACAGTTCGACGGATAAATCACATCGTTTTCAGCTAAATCATTCCACACGAATCCATTTCTATAGCTCCTGATGATAATATcgaaataaaatgtataaatatttcgCCTTTGGTTACAGATTTTGCCTCGGTTTTAAAGCAAGCGTTACCTTTTGCATGACCAAGCGTATAGTGATGGCATGTTCTTCCCTCTCAAAACAGTAAGCCTGTTCATCACATCTTCAAtgaaacacaaacacaaaaaaattgagCTACTAAACTGTGATCACATAACCAATGATGaacataaacaaaaagataTCGACGCTTAAGAAGCATAAACAgagttaaaatgatatttttatatacctCTTAACCGGAGATGCTGGTTAACCGGAGTAATGACTTCGATGAAGTGAGGGTGTTCGAGGTGGCCATTTCTAGTGAGATAATAAACGACTTGGACTCTTCTGAAGATTGGTCTCTTTGTCTTGgcctcctcttcttcatcatcttgcTGAAGATTTAAAGACCTTATTAGCCTCTCTGGACTTTTGTTGCTCTCTCTGCCTCTTCTTCTTGCAGCTTCCATCTTTTGTGTCTATGTCCGGACAGGAGATGAGAATTATTAACACACAGACTGttctttataaagaaaaatgtaTGTGTGAATTGGCTTCTCTCTGATAGAGCAGAATTGGCATTAGAGATGAATACAACCATACCTGACAACGACTTGGCTTTACTACCTGATGGTACATTGGTATAACCCGGTCCAGTCCAAATTTATCCACCTGTGATTTTATctgaaacaaaaccaaaacagaattcctcaaaaaattaataaaaaaacaagcaataaaaaaatatttatttgtataaaacaaatcaatacGGGTTGGTCTTACATGGGCTAAATACCGTGCCTAGTCCTAATCTTAAAAGGTTAAACCCGGTTTGGTCTTAGTAAAACTAGACAAGTTTGGTCACTATGCTTTGGACTCACTGTCACCTAATATAACACTTTACGCATTATAAGATTTGGTTGAGTAATGTCTCTTTAACGATATTCTTACATTGTCGAATGTTTAGTCTCATTAAATTTGTTTCATTGCctaaattaggataaaaagatGCATGCTAAAAGTTGTTTCAGAGATGACGATGAGTCAAGATCAGTGTGCTTCAAATGGAAATTTGACTTTTAATGActtcattatataattaaaaataaataaaagttgtaattctcttttattttaacACCTCAAGTCTTTAAGATAAGAGAGTTCGAGAATCTAGGTAACTACAGAGGACACGTGAGGGTTCTATACTGCTTTTGTGAACTGTACTTCTCATTACATCCGTTAAAAACAGACCAGGATGACAGGTCAATACAAGGGTAAAATCATTTATGATGGATcttgtaatctattttttctttcaaattattctgactatttgaaaattttgttaattcaataatcttttatattatgtaaatgACGGTAATAAAGTAATAAACTAATAATGTAAACAATTAAAGTGAAATACGTTTATTATAAACTAATACACTTGGTGAATTTGGGGTGGTAAATGAAAATAGAGAACGTGGATGTGTTTTTTTCTCTAACCCTTTTTGTTCCTGAATATTTCCTCTAACCATTTTGCATGGACATAACAAAGTTCTCTGGGCGTGGAGTGGCCCATCTACTTAACTTCCTCACCAgctaccaaacaaaaaaaactgtcATTTTACGTCTGAATAATCTCATATGAATACATGTTGTGTTTATAGAGTAAACcatataaataaacattttttaaaaaaaatattgaattacaTTATTACTTTTGAAAATAATTGATGATCAATATTGATATAGAAAATGCAATATTTTGATAATTGCAGAATAAACAtcgttttctataaaatagagaaaaatctatatatatttgaatatcacATGCAGTCTTTGGGCTTCAGAACGTTACATGTcaacataataataaattaaaacattatatatatcacAAATTTCTCCATCTATCTATAACTCAATGATTCGAATGcatgtgagttttttttttttgtgctaaaGGGTTTGAATGCATGTGAGTTTTACTAGATTGAAGTtgctgtaatatttaaaatctttcATTCAATTCATACGTCTTTTTcgatttgtatatatataatagatattGATCTTAACAATGTAAGAGTATAGTTGAATAGTAAAGTGGCCTATTGTTTTAGCTGAACAGAAAGTTTCGACTTTTGTATTCGTAGTTGCAGCTACACAATGTAGGCAGGGTGGTTGGTATGACTTTGTTCAATTATTATCACCCGAAGGtcacaaattatattatctgCATTTTTCACCTTCTATTATTAGAAACAGTTGAGCCGTCAAAAACCACAATAGAAATAGttgaaaaatagtaaaatactaataaaatttcGTGGGCTTAGCTGCGTTGAACAAAAAGCCCAATATAGGCCTACTAAAGAAAAGGCCCATTGCTTATTATATATCACACACCATCGTTTCCGTTGGAAGCTCTTTCGAAACACTCTTCGAAGTCTCCGTCCCCTTCTCTCGAGATCAATCGAAAATGGCTGCCTCTAACTCCATTTTCACCATCTCTCCGTCGGGAAATGTTGCACGTATCTCTCTTAACCAGTCCTTATCGCCGCCGTTGAGTCTTCCACTCAACAGATCAAGCTCCGTCGCGCTGCGTCCCAAACCACGATCCAGCTCGCTAGTCTTATGCTCCACCGATGAATCAAAGATCACGGCGGAGAAAGAGATCCCAATAGAGCTCAGTAAGCTTACCATCTCATAACATTCTGATTacaaatcaaaaaatttaattaaaaaataaataaataaaatttggcAGGGTACGAGGCTTTTCCGACAGTGATGGACATTAACCAGATACGTGAGATATTGCCTCACAGGTGAATAATTTTATTACACACTGTTTCTCCAAACTGAAGTTGTTTTGTTCTGATTCGATGTCTGGACTGGTTGTGTTATGTAGGTTCCCGTTTCTGTTAGTGGATAGAGTGATAGAGTACACACCTGGTGTATCTGCTGTAGCTATCAAAAACGTTACCATTAATGATAATTTCTTTCCTGGGCATTTTCCTGAGAGGCCCATTATGCCTGGAGTCCTCATGGTTGAGGTAAAATCTCATTGCAAGCTTCACTCCTTTTTTTGCTACTTGATCTTTAGAGATCTTGGCTTTGCTTAGGCTGGGTTAATAGAGAGTAAGATTAGCTTGTTTTGAAGGATACCCCTGGATCATACCTTTATATCAAGAGTTGCTCTATTACGACATAACTAAAGCCAGTAGCATCTATTCCAGCCAAAATACATGATGAGTCTCCTAATGATTTCATGCTACATAGATTTTCAGACATCTTGTacttaaaaattattcaaagcattaaaatatactttctccgtttcataaaaaaatgcatgttttagagaaaaaatatattttttcaattttttcaatGCATATTAGCAACTATTAATGATTGATTGTGAACTTCAGAAAGATTAATTGTTATTACtgaattttttattggtttataatGCGACAAAtagataatcacaaaaaattACAGATTTAATActgaaatttaatatattttattaatgtgtGAATAATCTAAAACATAAATCATTTTGAGTCACagaaaatttatgttttgtttccaCAGGCCATGGCTCAGGTGGGAGGTATAGTGATGCTACAACCAGAAGTGGGCGGATCTAAAAGCAACTTCTTCTTTGCTGGAATTAACAAAGTCAGATTCAGAAAGCCTGTGATTGCAGGTGATACTCTGGTGATGAGGATGACGCTTGTGAAGATGCAGAAGCGGTTTGGAATAGCGAAAATGGAAGGGAAAGCATACGTAGGAAACACTGTGGTATGCGAAGGAGAGTTCTTGATGGCTATGGGAAAAGAAGAGTAGTGATCATGTTCTCATGCCTTTTGCTTTTATCTCTTACCCCTTGTGTTCTACGAGTTATCACACACTTTATGTCTCATTCGAAAATATTATTTCCCTCAGAATTCAAACAtattaattgaattttttaacacaaaagtattcttcatgtattttgaattaaaaaaaatcgtttttaagattaaaatttaaattcatgaTGAACTTAACATCATATACCTCTTTTTaacttgaattttaattttcttcattttcacAAAATATATCACGTTTCTTTTTATCTTACACATACAGTTCAGTCTCATTTACATTAGTCATCAAATTATTTACTTATCAAACTCTTAAATTTTACAGAAATACATATGTACAAAACGAAGCAACCAAGTAATAGTCAGAAGTAAATCATATTTACAGAAAGAAACAACTaagtaataaaatcatatgataaaaatattagttctgtgttgttgacaaaaaaaaaagagagaatagtTTTGGCTTTTAGTTATGTTCTGAAATGaaacagaaaaatattatttaaaaacgaTACAAATCTGGATCTCAGACCTCACGTTTGTTAACGACTTTTAATTCAGCACGAGACACCAATATTTGGCTCggcaatatataatataaggcTTAAATAAGAAGTCAACCCTTATAAAAAGGTACTTATtcatgaaaacataaaatgaaGCAAAGCTAAATGAAGCGGATCTCCTGACTGATCTCTTCTTCACTTGTACTCGAGAATCATATTGTTCTCTGGAGCAAGTCCAACACAAGCTCTGAGTATGTTCTCAAGCATTGCACGCTGCTTCGACAAAGCGTTCACAACTGGCGTGCCAGGTGGGACCTGCATTCATTAAAGTTGAGTgactaatttaaataatgttgCAAACATTCAGAAACGGCATTATGTTTTGCTTTGGTTCCCTTACCAATGGTGCCTTGGAGAGGTAACTCAGAAGAGTAGCCACTGGATGGAAAGAATGGAACTTTCCCTGCAAAGCAAATATTAAGATAAATTACTAATGCCTCGATGTGTTTCACACAAATGCAAACACAAACGAACTAGGAACATGACGAAATCATTGAGTTATTAATGATGTTGTAGACAATAGCAAACCTCATTGTCGGCCTTGAGCTCGATCCTGGTGGTGAGCTCGGCGAGAAGAACAAGGTCCAAAATAATGGGAGCAGCCAAGAGAGAGTCTTCACAAGTGTTGTGCATCACAATTGTGTTCTTCCCTCCCATGAAAATCTCTGACGTGTACTCGTCCATGGCTCTCTTGCTGTCTCCAACATATGGCACATACTACAATACCATCCAGTGTTACATTCTTTATGTATATATTCCAACTTATACGTTTTAAACGTTAATATATCTTAACTTTCTGTCATTTTAGAAACATTAGCCTAtactatcatatatatataagtaaaaaaaagttGTGTTGTTCTTGGAAATATGTTCTTATGGTACTTTGGATATTGTCATATACTCATATTAGATGAACTTGTTAAAAGGGTAAGTCAAACATATGATTAATAATtgtaagtaaaatataattaatcacCTTAATGACGACAACATGGTCAGGGTGTTCACCGGAATCGAATAAAATACCATTGCTAGCAACCATGTCGTCGACCACATTGCTCTTAGAAATCTCCTTAGACCGGAATGTCTGCGGCGCCGACAAATTCATGCCATCGTTGTTTCCAAGGTGATTGTAGCTCACTATCGAGGTTGGCTATAGCATATTCGTACATATAAATGCAATTAGTTTCATTTTGTAacattagtatatataaatgataaataaactTTTATTAGTATGTACTTTGATTCCAGCGCCGACAAGGAAATCGACGAGGACAGATTTCATCTTGGTCTGACCACTCTTGAAGTCATCACCACCGATCAAGCTGTTTCTCTTGATTGCTAATTCAATAAGCCCTGTGATATAtgtacattttttattttagttaatgtGATTAACTATGGGAAAGTGATTATGGTTAATACTATCTATAGTTTATTTAATTACCGGGGACAAAAGTGTTTTGTGGGCTTCCATTGATGAAAGGAACGTTCTCAAGAACACAAGCAATGGCGTAGAGTGTAGAAGGAGAAATCTCAGCCTCATTCTTGTCCAAAGATGACATGAGATTCTCCGTCGTGTCGTTAAGACCAGCCACCACATTGCTGTATCTTTCTGTGTTGGCCGTCCATAGCACCACCACCTTGTCCACTTTgtttttctctttgaaatccCTGATtgtaaaataatgaattttcttttaattagcgATCATGCTGTATTCATTTGGACAAACCGCACATATTAATGAAAATAATGACTAAAATTAATATGCAAATTGTAGACATAAGCCGTTATATTACCTGATGTCCTTGATGACTTGTTCTAGCTGTTCTTTCTTGGTGCCTTTGATCAAGTGGTTGGCACGGGATCCCTGGTTAGCTGCGATGAAATCTGGGTCGTAGATTCCAGGGAGGGGGACCATGTGTTCCATGAACGGACGCAGCTGCTTTTGGAGGTCGATGTCTAGGACCTTGGCTCGTCCCATAGCGTCTGCTAAGTTCATATCGCTTATGTCCCATCCCCCAAACACTATTTCTTCCGGATTAACCTATCATATTCAGAACCCGttagtaattttatttgtttctctctctcttagaaTAAGTAgtactatatttataaattttaaacatattattttatttttcttaaaagctaGTAAAATAACACTAATTTTTTGGTCGTGTAAAACATCACAAATATGTaagtaaaatttttaaaaacaaaagtatattGTACCATGGGGAGAAGACTTTTGAAGGGAGCATAGATTTCTTCCCCATTAAATGATCCTACCCGGATAGAGGATGCTTGGGTTAATGACCCGAAATAATTAGCTTGTTGCACTTTCTCCTTCGTAGCCCAGGATATTCCCCTGCCACcaattgatttatttatttttgttatttaaaaaataaatcccAACTtgtgcatagaatagaataataTCCAGTTGCGGGaatatgaaataatttattaatccaCTAGCGATAAGACACAAACAGAACTTTATTCCCATTTGAAACAGTAGTATTATAACTAAACAACAACAATTAATTTTGTCAGAGAATAATCAAGAATAAACAGTTTTACTCACTCGCGATTGGCGATAACACCAGCGGTAAGAGTAGAACCATTGTTTCCTCCCCAACCAACGAGCATCACTCTGCGATTATAGATttagacaaaacaaaaacatagttTATAagcaatataagaaaaaattagtcaaaaaaaaaacaatataagaaaaaatatatgaacCCTATGATACAAttgttaatataattataaaagaagAACGAATATTAATATAAGAGCAAGAAGGTATTAGAGAAGAGGAAAAAACCCAAGTTTAGGAACATGAGTGTCGGTCTTAAACTCATATTTCACGGTTTTTGGCTTCACGGTCCATTGATACGCGCCGTTTTTGCTCTCATGAACAAGCTCAGTGGTTTGGTAGTCGTACACTGAATGAATCTCATTCTCCGTGTACTTCACTTTTGGAGATTCAACCTTGAAGCTTTCAATGAACATTTTTGCCTAATCTTTTTCTGAAGGAAACTTTGAGAACTGTTTTTGATGCTTCTGAAGGAGATGCTTCTGAATGCTTTGCGATTTGAGGACCAAACTCGCTTTTATAGACAAATGGACATTTAGTATTATTATTTCACCATAAATGTCAATATAGTTTTTTTCTCCCTTTTATTATCATTATGTTTTATAGAGTGTAAAAATGATTAATTCTtaagacatttttaaaaataaattacttagAATGGAAACACTATAAAAGGAAACGAATCTTATTTGACTAGAAAATAATATAGTAAATTAAGATTTATTTTGTCTTAAATGACAAATCACAagatattttctataatattatttgaaaaagcACTATATGcgtttatgttaaaaaaaatttttgctAACTTTTGGCGCTTATGTTAATTGTTACAATGGTTGATCAATCATAGAGTAACATTAATGAACTAAagataatatatgtaattttttagattttactttttaattcttttcaaatagcatatataaaaaaaagaaaacatttattaaaggaaacaattaattttttaaacaactatattttttacataatatgattcataaaaaaagctcacaaaaataaatttcatattaaaaataatatttattttaaaacaaattttcggcattttaaaatgtttataatcaaagaatcaGACTTTGGAAAATGTAGTTTACCTATTCTTGACATATATAGCAAGTTGACGAACAAAAtctaataaatttatatgatatattcAGTGAGTATATATTGCGTATATCTTTTTGTTTGGTGTattcaatggtttaacatttgaTTTTATCGAGTTTGTTTAAAACAACTTCCAAAATCGAGAATATAATAGAATACTCGCAATCAAAAGATCTTTGTTTCTTGTAAATTTTGGATTATGGCGAAGATATGATCTAGTTAACATTGTGTAAAATACTAAGGTCCAAACTTATATGGGCTTTTGTTGTTGCATCTTTGAAGCCCTTCTAACTTTCGGAAGATTATCAGGATCTACCGTGTACGCGC is a genomic window of Brassica napus cultivar Da-Ae chromosome A2, Da-Ae, whole genome shotgun sequence containing:
- the LOC106383096 gene encoding MADS-box protein FLOWERING LOCUS C isoform X3; its protein translation is MGRKKLEIKRIENKSSRQVTFSKRRNGLIEKARQLSVLCDASVALLVVSASGKLYNFSAGDNLVKILDRYGKQHADDLKALDLQSKAPKYGSHHELLELVESKLVESNSDVSVDSLVQLEDHLETALSVTRARKTELMLKLVDSLKEKMEKNNLAGAEADKMEMSPGQISDINRPVTLRLLY
- the LOC106383112 gene encoding probable inositol 3-phosphate synthase isozyme 3, coding for MFIESFKVESPKVKYTENEIHSVYDYQTTELVHESKNGAYQWTVKPKTVKYEFKTDTHVPKLGVMLVGWGGNNGSTLTAGVIANREGISWATKEKVQQANYFGSLTQASSIRVGSFNGEEIYAPFKSLLPMVNPEEIVFGGWDISDMNLADAMGRAKVLDIDLQKQLRPFMEHMVPLPGIYDPDFIAANQGSRANHLIKGTKKEQLEQVIKDIRDFKEKNKVDKVVVLWTANTERYSNVVAGLNDTTENLMSSLDKNEAEISPSTLYAIACVLENVPFINGSPQNTFVPGLIELAIKRNSLIGGDDFKSGQTKMKSVLVDFLVGAGIKPTSIVSYNHLGNNDGMNLSAPQTFRSKEISKSNVVDDMVASNGILFDSGEHPDHVVVIKYVPYVGDSKRAMDEYTSEIFMGGKNTIVMHNTCEDSLLAAPIILDLVLLAELTTRIELKADNEGKFHSFHPVATLLSYLSKAPLVPPGTPVVNALSKQRAMLENILRACVGLAPENNMILEYK
- the LOC106417761 gene encoding 3-hydroxyacyl-[acyl-carrier-protein] dehydratase FabZ-like — translated: MAASNSIFTISPSGNVARISLNQSLSPPLSLPLNRSSSVALRPKPRSSSLVLCSTDESKITAEKEIPIELRYEAFPTVMDINQIREILPHRFPFLLVDRVIEYTPGVSAVAIKNVTINDNFFPGHFPERPIMPGVLMVEAMAQVGGIVMLQPEVGGSKSNFFFAGINKVRFRKPVIAGDTLVMRMTLVKMQKRFGIAKMEGKAYVGNTVVCEGEFLMAMGKEE
- the LOC106383106 gene encoding protein SOSEKI 2-like isoform X1, yielding MEAARRRGRESNKSPERLIRSLNLQQDDEEEEAKTKRPIFRRVQVVYYLTRNGHLEHPHFIEVITPVNQHLRLRDVMNRLTVLRGKNMPSLYAWSCKRSYRNGFVWNDLAENDVIYPSNCGEYVLKGSEISENVEETHVKRTLSGPNQEAPKSRLLRLKPKLQNRTTSFDDSELYVGEDEEEEDGEYGLSEEKTSYTSSTTPQSRCSRGIYTETIEFTEKKSNLVKTEESLPVRSDSSELTRSAERVEDGDPVCPGSVRGSIWLQMISCGHIAKHYAPSLMNSRPKEESLRKGVMCKNVVKKAVVEDEREMIRFMSENPRFGNPQAEEKEYFSGSIVESVSHERVTAQPTLRRSNSFNEERSKVVDMAKEVKDQEEKEERSNVKVRCIPRRKSSSCLMSSSKQTKN
- the LOC106383106 gene encoding protein SOSEKI 2-like isoform X2 encodes the protein MEAARRRGRESNKSPERLIRSLNLQQDDEEEEAKTKRPIFRRVQVVYYLTRNGHLEHPHFIEVITPVNQHLRLRDVMNRLTVLRGKNMPSLYAWSCKRSYRNGFVWNDLAENDVIYPSNCENVEETHVKRTLSGPNQEAPKSRLLRLKPKLQNRTTSFDDSELYVGEDEEEEDGEYGLSEEKTSYTSSTTPQSRCSRGIYTETIEFTEKKSNLVKTEESLPVRSDSSELTRSAERVEDGDPVCPGSVRGSIWLQMISCGHIAKHYAPSLMNSRPKEESLRKGVMCKNVVKKAVVEDEREMIRFMSENPRFGNPQAEEKEYFSGSIVESVSHERVTAQPTLRRSNSFNEERSKVVDMAKEVKDQEEKEERSNVKVRCIPRRKSSSCLMSSSKQTKN